The following are encoded in a window of Salinibacter ruber DSM 13855 genomic DNA:
- a CDS encoding class II glutamine amidotransferase produces MCRLYGLQATHPTRSACELLDAQNAMIQQSREDARGLSNPHGWGMGQVTDGTTSCFRQVKPASESESYREKALQTEGTTVLAHVRRATVGGPSHANTHPFRHGPALLIHNGHIPAFDAVRPHLLDTLSDERARYVRGTTDSEHVLALLLQLRDEAPDAPLHAVTRAALQQVQSWVAAEAPDAEPAPTDADTQALSHDELEHILALNLLWTDGTTLAGSRLNRTLWTLDRPAVRACPLCGDDHASPPADADYHATAVASERITDEDWTEVPNGSVFSTSDNATLHLESLTST; encoded by the coding sequence ATGTGCCGACTCTACGGCCTTCAGGCCACCCACCCGACCCGCTCCGCCTGCGAGCTGCTCGACGCCCAGAACGCGATGATCCAACAGAGCCGCGAGGACGCCCGTGGCCTCTCCAACCCGCACGGCTGGGGGATGGGGCAGGTCACCGACGGCACCACGTCGTGCTTCCGACAGGTGAAGCCCGCTTCGGAAAGCGAGTCGTACCGAGAAAAGGCCCTCCAAACTGAGGGCACCACCGTGCTGGCCCACGTCCGGCGGGCCACAGTCGGCGGCCCGTCGCACGCCAACACCCACCCGTTCCGGCACGGCCCCGCGCTCCTCATCCACAACGGGCACATTCCCGCCTTCGACGCCGTGCGGCCCCACCTGCTCGACACACTCTCCGACGAGCGGGCCCGCTACGTTCGGGGCACGACCGACAGCGAGCACGTGCTCGCGCTTCTGCTCCAGCTGCGCGACGAGGCGCCCGACGCCCCGCTGCACGCGGTGACCCGGGCGGCCCTCCAGCAGGTCCAGTCGTGGGTGGCGGCGGAGGCCCCCGACGCGGAGCCCGCTCCGACCGACGCCGACACGCAGGCCCTCTCCCACGACGAGCTGGAGCACATCCTCGCCCTGAACCTGCTGTGGACCGACGGCACCACCCTGGCCGGCTCCCGCCTCAACCGCACCCTCTGGACGCTCGACCGGCCTGCCGTCCGGGCCTGCCCGCTCTGCGGCGACGACCACGCCAGTCCCCCCGCCGACGCCGACTACCACGCCACCGCCGTCGCCTCCGAGCGCATCACCGATGAGGACTGGACCGAGGTGCCCAACGGCTCCGTCTTCTCGACTTCAGACAATGCCACCCTCCACCTCGAATCCCTCACCTCGACCTGA
- the lhgO gene encoding L-2-hydroxyglutarate oxidase, whose translation MPTYDVAIIGGGIVGLATAYRLTEQYPDAAVAVLEKEDRVGAHQTSHNSGVIHSGIFYEPGSLKAENCRTGKRALVEFCEREDVDYEMCGKVIVAADESEVPELERIEAKGRQNQVDCTRIGPERLHELEPHVQGVAGLHVPAAGIVDYEAAAEALADRVEDRGHPIRTGAAVRDLHVTPNHVTVDTTAGAVQARHAVNCAGLYADRIAEMSGQDLNTKIVPFRGEYYELVPERRSLCERLVYPVPDPAFPFLGVHFTPTVDGRVECGPTAVLAFAREGYGLTNIDWGELLEILTYPGVQKLSVRHWQKGLRELLQSMSKRVYLRAARQLIPEVQLDDFTKPWAGVRAQALRRDGTLVDDFLIRETDRVVNVINAASPAATSALNIGSLIVENHLRDRLADLQVSTGALGEG comes from the coding sequence ATGCCAACTTACGACGTTGCCATCATTGGGGGCGGAATTGTGGGCCTCGCCACGGCCTACCGTCTCACCGAGCAGTACCCCGACGCCGCCGTCGCCGTATTGGAGAAGGAGGACCGGGTGGGAGCCCACCAGACGAGCCACAACTCCGGGGTCATTCACTCGGGCATCTTCTATGAACCCGGCTCGCTGAAGGCGGAGAACTGCCGGACGGGCAAGCGCGCCCTCGTCGAGTTTTGCGAGCGTGAGGACGTCGACTACGAGATGTGCGGCAAGGTCATCGTGGCCGCCGACGAGAGCGAGGTCCCCGAGCTGGAGCGGATCGAGGCCAAAGGCCGCCAGAACCAGGTGGACTGTACCCGCATCGGCCCGGAGCGCCTGCACGAGTTGGAACCCCACGTGCAGGGCGTGGCGGGGCTCCACGTGCCGGCGGCCGGCATCGTCGACTACGAGGCGGCGGCCGAGGCCCTGGCCGATCGCGTGGAAGACCGCGGGCACCCGATTCGGACCGGGGCCGCCGTGCGCGACCTGCACGTCACCCCGAACCACGTGACGGTCGACACCACGGCCGGCGCCGTGCAGGCCCGCCATGCCGTCAACTGCGCCGGCCTCTACGCCGACCGCATCGCCGAGATGAGCGGCCAGGACCTGAACACGAAGATCGTGCCGTTTCGCGGCGAGTACTACGAGCTCGTGCCGGAGCGGCGGTCCCTCTGCGAGCGCCTCGTCTATCCGGTGCCCGACCCGGCCTTCCCCTTCCTGGGGGTCCACTTTACCCCGACGGTGGACGGGCGCGTGGAGTGCGGGCCGACCGCCGTCCTCGCATTTGCCCGCGAAGGGTACGGCCTCACAAACATTGACTGGGGGGAGCTCCTGGAAATTCTCACGTATCCGGGCGTCCAGAAACTGTCTGTCCGCCACTGGCAAAAGGGCCTCCGCGAGCTGCTCCAGTCGATGAGCAAGCGGGTCTACCTGCGGGCCGCCCGCCAGCTGATCCCCGAGGTGCAACTGGACGATTTCACGAAGCCGTGGGCCGGGGTGCGGGCCCAGGCCCTCCGGCGCGACGGCACCCTGGTCGACGACTTCCTCATCCGCGAGACCGACCGGGTCGTGAACGTCATCAACGCGGCCTCGCCCGCCGCCACCTCGGCGCTCAACATCGGCTCGCTGATCGTAGAAAACCACCTGCGCGACCGGCTGGCTGACCTTCAGGTGTCGACTGGGGCCCTGGGGGAGGGATAG
- a CDS encoding carboxymuconolactone decarboxylase family protein gives MATTTAEETAAEQVHEKAEQALGFVPNLITEITDENPAVADAYLTSQALVEEGGVLSAAEQQAVILAVSSYNDCHYCTKAHAVAGQQAGLDAETVETINEGGLPSDDRLKSLVRATRRIFGKRGWLSDVDEAEFADLGLERPELYEIVALAGIKTISNYVNHIADTEVDEPFQT, from the coding sequence ATGGCTACGACCACCGCTGAAGAGACCGCTGCCGAGCAGGTACACGAGAAGGCCGAGCAGGCCCTCGGCTTCGTGCCCAACCTCATCACGGAAATTACGGATGAGAACCCTGCCGTCGCGGACGCCTACCTCACATCGCAGGCGCTCGTGGAGGAGGGCGGCGTGCTCTCCGCGGCCGAGCAGCAGGCCGTTATTCTCGCCGTCTCCAGCTACAACGACTGCCACTACTGCACGAAGGCTCACGCCGTCGCCGGACAACAGGCCGGGCTCGACGCCGAGACCGTCGAGACGATTAACGAAGGCGGTCTTCCGTCCGACGATCGCCTGAAAAGCCTCGTGCGGGCCACGCGCCGCATTTTCGGCAAGCGCGGCTGGCTCTCCGACGTCGACGAGGCGGAGTTTGCGGACCTCGGCCTGGAGCGGCCGGAACTCTACGAGATTGTTGCGCTCGCCGGCATCAAGACGATCAGCAACTACGTAAACCACATTGCCGATACGGAAGTCGACGAGCCATTCCAGACGTAG
- a CDS encoding S9 family peptidase yields the protein MLLVGAVLMAVVVGRPAAPAFGQEAADEEGRVGGPGAANYELAERFAPYKVEDMAYDLTVDLQWIEGREGFWYDFETAEGTRYWIVDPEDGTQRELFDRERLASELTRITQDPWDAKHLPIENIRFVDENTLQFDVTSSQEVKDEDVEDVEEEQQKQDKEGAGADEETEQKVFHFEYDVTTQTLRELEDYEEPDDHPDWANVSPDGETVVFARNYDLWMMDGAAYEKVLDARRGEDGEDAEEAVEELDLEETRLTEDGEKYYSYAANNDGRGKTDTKKQEEKGERKAVDISWAKDSRRFALVRSDLRDVEELWVVHATGNDRPELETFKYPMPGEDSVGRDELWIYDLEAMEKTRVADTGWTDQSLSILDDRQFRYPGSEAPRRRVWLSEGSDALWYERHSRDRTKADLVVADAETGEIERTVVEERFNKYFHTQRPELLSNGDVLWLSERDGWSHLYRYGSDGTVEAQLTEGDWHVDAVKAVDEEEGVAYVSGNGREAGEDPYYDHLYRVQLDGSGVELLNPGDADHSATMNESARFFVDNHSRVDTVPRAVLRNAEGEVVTELQTADLSSLNEAGWQMPEPFEVTAADGVTDLHGVMYKPFDFDPEKEYPVITYVYPGPQTEAVPKAFAPSGDEVGLAQLGFIVVVAGHRGGHPDRSRWYHTYGYGNLRDYPLADKKATIEQLAARHDFIDGDRVGIYGHSGGGFLTTASLLQYPDVFDVGVASSGNHENNVYNRWWAETHHGVEPTENDSGEVSFDFSIGKNSELAGNLEGDLLLTTGTIDNNVHPANTYRMAKALIEAGKRFDLFVFPGQRHGYGSMDDYWFWLRAEYFAEHLLSDGRDRPNVAPLQQETPASERP from the coding sequence TTGCTCCTCGTTGGCGCGGTGTTGATGGCCGTGGTCGTGGGTCGGCCCGCGGCGCCCGCGTTTGGGCAGGAGGCCGCCGACGAAGAGGGACGCGTCGGCGGCCCGGGGGCGGCCAACTACGAGCTTGCCGAGCGCTTCGCCCCGTACAAGGTTGAGGACATGGCATACGACCTGACCGTCGATCTGCAGTGGATCGAGGGCCGGGAGGGCTTCTGGTACGACTTCGAAACCGCCGAGGGCACGCGCTACTGGATCGTCGACCCCGAAGACGGCACGCAGCGCGAGCTGTTCGACCGTGAGCGCCTGGCGTCCGAGCTCACGCGCATCACGCAGGACCCGTGGGACGCCAAACACCTGCCCATCGAGAACATCCGCTTCGTCGACGAGAATACGCTTCAGTTCGACGTGACCTCCTCGCAGGAGGTGAAGGACGAGGATGTGGAGGACGTGGAGGAGGAGCAGCAAAAACAGGACAAAGAAGGCGCCGGGGCCGACGAGGAGACCGAGCAGAAGGTCTTCCACTTCGAGTACGACGTCACGACGCAGACCCTCCGCGAGCTCGAAGACTACGAAGAGCCGGACGATCATCCCGACTGGGCCAACGTCTCCCCGGACGGCGAGACGGTCGTTTTTGCCCGCAACTACGACCTCTGGATGATGGATGGGGCGGCGTACGAGAAGGTGCTCGATGCCCGCCGAGGCGAGGATGGGGAGGACGCGGAAGAAGCCGTCGAGGAGCTCGACCTGGAGGAGACGCGACTGACGGAAGACGGCGAAAAGTACTACAGCTACGCGGCCAACAATGATGGACGGGGGAAAACAGACACGAAGAAGCAGGAGGAGAAAGGGGAGCGCAAGGCGGTCGACATCTCCTGGGCGAAGGACTCGCGTCGCTTTGCGCTCGTCCGGTCGGACCTGCGCGACGTCGAGGAGCTGTGGGTCGTGCACGCGACCGGCAACGACCGGCCCGAGCTGGAGACCTTCAAGTACCCGATGCCCGGCGAGGACAGCGTCGGGCGCGACGAGCTCTGGATCTACGACCTGGAGGCGATGGAGAAGACCCGGGTCGCGGACACGGGTTGGACGGATCAGAGCCTCTCGATCCTCGACGACCGGCAGTTTCGCTATCCCGGCTCCGAGGCGCCGCGCCGTCGGGTTTGGCTCTCGGAGGGGTCCGACGCCCTCTGGTACGAGCGGCACAGCCGCGACCGGACGAAGGCGGATCTGGTGGTGGCCGACGCCGAGACTGGGGAGATCGAGCGAACGGTCGTGGAGGAGCGGTTCAACAAGTACTTCCACACCCAGCGCCCGGAGCTGTTGTCGAACGGCGACGTGCTCTGGCTCTCTGAGCGCGACGGATGGTCGCACCTGTACCGCTACGGGTCGGACGGCACGGTGGAGGCCCAGCTCACCGAGGGCGACTGGCACGTCGACGCGGTGAAGGCGGTTGACGAGGAGGAGGGCGTTGCTTACGTCTCCGGCAACGGCCGGGAAGCGGGCGAAGACCCGTACTACGACCACCTCTACCGGGTCCAACTCGACGGGTCGGGGGTCGAGCTCCTGAACCCCGGCGACGCCGACCACAGCGCAACGATGAACGAGTCGGCCCGGTTCTTCGTCGACAACCACAGCCGGGTGGATACCGTCCCCCGGGCCGTCCTCCGAAACGCCGAGGGCGAGGTGGTGACGGAGCTGCAGACGGCCGATCTGAGCAGCCTGAACGAGGCGGGCTGGCAGATGCCGGAGCCCTTCGAGGTGACGGCGGCCGACGGGGTAACGGACCTCCACGGCGTGATGTACAAGCCGTTCGACTTCGATCCGGAGAAGGAGTATCCGGTCATCACCTACGTCTATCCGGGCCCGCAGACGGAGGCGGTGCCGAAGGCCTTCGCCCCGAGCGGGGACGAGGTGGGCCTCGCCCAGCTGGGATTCATCGTGGTGGTGGCGGGGCATCGGGGCGGCCATCCCGATCGCTCGCGGTGGTACCACACCTACGGCTACGGCAACCTGCGGGACTATCCGCTTGCGGACAAGAAGGCCACGATCGAGCAGCTCGCGGCCCGCCACGACTTCATCGACGGAGATCGCGTGGGCATCTACGGGCACTCCGGCGGCGGTTTTTTAACGACGGCGTCCCTCCTGCAGTACCCGGACGTATTCGACGTGGGCGTCGCCTCTTCCGGCAACCACGAAAACAACGTGTACAACCGCTGGTGGGCGGAGACGCACCACGGCGTGGAGCCGACCGAGAACGACTCCGGGGAGGTCTCCTTCGACTTCTCCATCGGCAAAAACTCGGAGCTTGCCGGCAACCTGGAGGGGGACCTTCTGCTGACGACGGGCACGATCGACAACAACGTGCACCCGGCCAACACCTATCGAATGGCCAAGGCGCTGATCGAGGCCGGCAAGCGGTTCGACCTCTTCGTCTTTCCGGGCCAGCGGCACGGCTATGGCAGCATGGACGACTACTGGTTCTGGCTCCGGGCCGAGTACTTCGCCGAGCATCTGCTGAGCGACGGCCGGGACCGTCCGAACGTGGCGCCCCTCCAGCAAGAGACCCCGGCCAGTGAGCGGCCCTAA
- a CDS encoding IS110 family transposase, with translation MEEAPSSSSNLAFSLGIDVGKEALEVALRGEEGAIARATVANDSDGHDELLRWLSGRGAGPEETSVCMEASGDFEKVIAQRLYEEDYRVSVVNPRRIKGYASSQLQRTKTDSADAALIARFGWRETPRPWEPPTAAESRLQELTRARQALKKEKTRTQNRLDEAEDEAVRRAHRGLLEEIERQIEDLEEEIEEHVEENPKLERQCSLLETIPGVGLQTAAIVAGELGSPERFESARQAAAYAGLVPRHRKSGTSVRGSPQMSKVGNGRLRRAMYFPAMTALRFNSAVKAFGERLKKRGKKKMVVIGAAMRKLLHICYGVLKSGRPFDPSLHPGT, from the coding sequence ATGGAAGAGGCACCGAGCAGTTCGAGCAACTTGGCGTTTTCTCTGGGAATCGATGTCGGCAAGGAGGCTTTGGAGGTCGCCTTGCGCGGCGAGGAAGGAGCCATCGCAAGAGCAACGGTGGCGAACGATTCAGATGGTCACGATGAGCTTTTGCGCTGGCTTTCAGGCCGTGGAGCGGGGCCTGAAGAAACTAGCGTATGTATGGAGGCTAGCGGCGACTTCGAAAAGGTCATTGCCCAGCGTCTCTACGAGGAAGATTACCGAGTTAGCGTCGTCAATCCGAGGCGGATCAAGGGATACGCTTCGAGCCAGCTGCAACGTACGAAGACTGATTCTGCCGATGCGGCCCTAATTGCACGCTTCGGCTGGCGGGAAACCCCTCGGCCGTGGGAGCCGCCTACAGCAGCGGAGAGCCGGCTTCAAGAACTCACGCGAGCCCGGCAGGCCCTGAAGAAGGAGAAAACACGGACGCAAAACCGGTTGGATGAGGCAGAGGATGAGGCGGTTCGCCGTGCGCACCGCGGCCTCCTTGAAGAGATCGAACGCCAGATCGAAGATTTAGAGGAAGAAATCGAAGAGCATGTCGAGGAAAATCCGAAGCTGGAGCGACAGTGCTCGCTGTTGGAGACGATTCCAGGGGTTGGGCTTCAAACTGCTGCGATCGTCGCAGGTGAACTCGGATCTCCCGAGCGTTTCGAAAGCGCGCGCCAGGCGGCTGCTTACGCAGGCCTTGTGCCCCGTCACCGAAAGTCCGGCACCTCCGTCCGCGGCAGTCCACAGATGTCGAAGGTTGGCAACGGACGGCTGCGCCGAGCGATGTACTTTCCGGCGATGACGGCCCTTCGGTTCAACTCAGCAGTGAAGGCATTCGGAGAACGTCTCAAGAAGCGGGGAAAGAAGAAGATGGTCGTCATTGGGGCCGCGATGCGGAAGCTTTTGCACATCTGCTATGGCGTGCTGAAGTCCGGTCGTCCCTTCGACCCGTCGCTGCATCCAGGAACCTGA
- a CDS encoding flavodoxin family protein — protein sequence MSLNDTQQALCDDSDTDFSALSALFINCTLKPSPQSSHTRTLMDTSAAIMRENDVDVDIVRPVDLDLAPGVYGDMTEHGADADDWPALYQKVLGANILVLGSPIWLGEKSSVCQRVIERLYGNSGDLNEDGQYAYYGRAAGCLITGNEDGIKQCAMGILYALQHLGYTIPPQADAGWIGPAGPGPSYGDKREDGSRVGVDNDFTQRNTTFMTWNLMHTALRLHEAGGVPAHGNQRSEWEAGCRFDHPNPEHR from the coding sequence ATGTCCCTCAACGACACACAGCAGGCCCTCTGCGACGACTCCGACACCGATTTTTCGGCCCTCAGCGCCCTCTTTATCAACTGTACGCTCAAGCCCTCACCCCAGTCGTCCCACACGCGGACCCTCATGGACACGTCCGCCGCCATCATGCGGGAAAACGACGTGGACGTCGACATCGTGCGGCCCGTCGACCTCGACCTCGCACCCGGGGTCTACGGCGACATGACCGAGCACGGCGCCGATGCCGACGACTGGCCGGCCCTCTACCAGAAGGTCCTGGGCGCCAACATTCTGGTGCTGGGCTCCCCCATCTGGCTTGGCGAGAAATCCTCCGTCTGCCAGCGCGTGATCGAGCGGCTCTACGGCAACAGCGGCGACCTCAACGAGGACGGCCAGTACGCCTACTACGGCCGCGCCGCCGGCTGCCTCATTACCGGCAACGAGGACGGGATTAAGCAGTGCGCGATGGGCATCCTCTACGCCCTCCAGCACCTCGGCTACACGATTCCGCCGCAGGCCGACGCCGGCTGGATCGGCCCGGCCGGCCCCGGCCCCAGCTACGGCGATAAGCGGGAGGACGGCTCCCGCGTGGGCGTCGACAACGACTTTACCCAGCGCAACACCACGTTCATGACGTGGAACCTGATGCACACCGCCCTCCGGCTCCACGAGGCTGGGGGCGTCCCCGCCCACGGCAACCAGCGCTCGGAGTGGGAGGCCGGCTGCCGCTTCGATCACCCCAACCCGGAGCATCGATGA
- a CDS encoding TetR/AcrR family transcriptional regulator, with translation MGLTDWYIKTMVGMQTSSGSPTESDTTANQILDVAEAHIQRRGYNAVSYGDLADELDLTTTAIHYHFPAKADLGQALVRRYRRQSSQTRAALVDQHETLRERLVQYVELFSGILEDGGLCLCGILAADAETLPDKVQRETQRFFAEQEDWLTTIIGADSSGGAGLQGCPSPRDTARVLLAAVEGAMLTTPHRDPETYTDTLRRLIDSIVT, from the coding sequence GTGGGACTTACTGACTGGTACATCAAGACCATGGTCGGCATGCAGACCTCGTCCGGCTCGCCTACAGAATCCGATACCACGGCCAATCAGATCCTGGACGTGGCCGAGGCCCACATTCAGCGGCGCGGCTACAACGCCGTCAGCTACGGGGACCTCGCCGACGAGCTGGACCTCACCACGACGGCCATTCACTACCACTTTCCTGCCAAGGCCGACCTCGGGCAGGCACTGGTGCGCCGGTACCGGCGGCAGAGCAGCCAGACACGGGCGGCCCTCGTAGACCAGCACGAGACCCTCCGCGAACGGCTCGTGCAGTACGTCGAGCTCTTTTCGGGGATTCTGGAGGACGGTGGGCTCTGCCTCTGTGGAATCCTCGCGGCCGACGCGGAAACGCTCCCGGACAAGGTGCAACGGGAGACCCAGCGGTTTTTCGCCGAGCAGGAGGACTGGCTCACCACGATCATCGGGGCCGACTCGTCCGGGGGTGCGGGCCTGCAGGGCTGCCCCTCTCCGCGGGACACCGCCCGGGTGCTCCTGGCCGCGGTCGAAGGCGCCATGCTCACGACGCCACATCGGGATCCGGAGACGTACACCGACACGCTTCGCCGCCTCATTGACTCGATTGTAACGTAG
- a CDS encoding 1,4-dihydroxy-2-naphthoyl-CoA synthase, with protein MVSDLFAPDAWTPVDGFDFDDVTYHRSVDHGTVRIAFDRPEVLNAFRPPTVDELYQALDHARQSADVGCVLLTGNGPSEKHGKWAFSSGGDQQIRGQDGYQYEDEAGDPDATRPGRLHILEVQRLIRFMPKVVIAVVPGWAVGGGHSLHVVCDLTLASAEHATFKQTDPDVASFDGGFGSALLAQQVGQKKAREIFFLGKDYSADEAVDMGMANEAVPHEDLEETALDWGETINGKSPTAIRMLKYAFNMADDGLVGQQVFAGEATRLAYMTDEAQEGRDAFLEGREPDWSDVPWHY; from the coding sequence ATGGTCTCCGACCTGTTCGCCCCCGACGCGTGGACGCCCGTCGACGGGTTTGACTTTGACGACGTCACCTACCACCGATCGGTCGACCACGGCACGGTCCGGATTGCGTTCGACCGCCCCGAGGTGCTGAATGCCTTCCGCCCGCCGACGGTGGACGAGCTCTACCAGGCCCTCGACCACGCCCGCCAGAGCGCCGACGTGGGCTGCGTGCTGCTCACCGGCAACGGCCCCTCGGAAAAACACGGGAAGTGGGCCTTCTCCTCGGGCGGCGACCAGCAGATTCGGGGCCAAGACGGGTACCAGTACGAGGACGAGGCGGGCGATCCCGACGCGACGCGCCCCGGGCGCCTGCACATCCTGGAGGTGCAACGCCTCATCCGCTTTATGCCCAAGGTGGTGATTGCCGTGGTGCCGGGGTGGGCCGTGGGCGGCGGGCACAGCCTGCACGTGGTCTGCGACCTCACGCTCGCCAGCGCCGAGCACGCCACGTTCAAGCAGACCGACCCCGACGTGGCCAGCTTCGACGGCGGCTTCGGCTCGGCCCTGCTGGCGCAGCAGGTGGGGCAGAAGAAGGCGCGTGAGATCTTCTTCCTCGGCAAGGACTACTCGGCGGACGAGGCGGTCGACATGGGCATGGCCAACGAGGCGGTGCCGCACGAGGACCTCGAAGAGACGGCGCTCGACTGGGGCGAGACCATCAACGGCAAGAGCCCCACGGCCATCCGCATGCTCAAGTACGCCTTCAACATGGCCGACGACGGACTCGTGGGGCAGCAGGTGTTCGCGGGGGAGGCCACGCGCCTGGCGTACATGACCGACGAGGCGCAGGAAGGCCGCGACGCGTTTTTGGAAGGCCGCGAGCCGGACTGGAGCGACGTGCCGTGGCACTACTGA
- a CDS encoding peroxidase-related enzyme (This protein belongs to a clade of uncharacterized proteins related to peroxidases such as the alkylhydroperoxidase AhpD.), producing the protein MAWIDVIDPDDATGDLKELYDTIAEQRGKVSNVLTVHSQNPAALKEHLDLYDAVLFGASPLSRADREAIAVVVSAANECDYCVRHHAEALQAYWQDEDRVHQLADDYTKLDALDDRLRTACAVAEKLTAAPGAMAEADVHALRDAGWSDRAVLDIVLVTSYFNFVNRITNGLGVEATEEEAAGYNY; encoded by the coding sequence ATGGCCTGGATCGACGTCATCGACCCCGACGACGCCACCGGCGACCTCAAAGAGCTCTACGACACGATCGCCGAACAGCGGGGCAAGGTCTCCAACGTTTTGACGGTGCACAGCCAAAACCCCGCGGCGCTGAAGGAGCACCTCGACCTCTACGACGCCGTCCTGTTTGGGGCCTCCCCCCTGAGCCGGGCCGACCGCGAGGCGATTGCCGTCGTCGTCTCCGCCGCCAACGAGTGCGACTACTGCGTCCGCCACCACGCCGAGGCGCTCCAGGCCTACTGGCAGGACGAGGATCGCGTACACCAGTTGGCCGACGACTACACCAAGCTCGACGCCCTCGACGATCGGCTCCGCACGGCGTGCGCCGTGGCCGAGAAGCTGACGGCCGCCCCCGGCGCCATGGCCGAGGCGGACGTGCATGCCCTGCGCGACGCCGGCTGGTCGGACCGTGCCGTGCTCGACATCGTGCTCGTGACCTCCTACTTCAACTTCGTGAACCGCATCACCAACGGCCTCGGCGTGGAGGCGACCGAGGAGGAGGCGGCCGGCTACAACTACTAA
- a CDS encoding glycoside hydrolase family 113: protein MRQPLHCLCLATGLALGVLFVAGAGCGKTDGAPPAAADTLAPSEPIFDVRSVTLDARNRPDSSLLVRLRDLGVTHLTLVAFGWQKAPDVPTVRADTGDGWYSESHRGVRALARQADALGMGVILKPHLWVGGYDEAQDRSDIGFDTEADWAAWEADYRRFLMLYARLAAEVDADALVLGTELTRSATERPDFWRGLAEAARTVYDGNLTYAANWHKAYDSIQFWDALDYVGVQAYFPLTDATDPSLAALRTGWGPHRAALAEIHERTGRPVLLTEVGYRSAEGAAARPWEWPERDDGATPDAALQARCYRAFLSTVGRAPWLKGGIIWKWHPPAEVEGPTAFTPQGKPAERVLRRWFTGAAPSQS, encoded by the coding sequence GTGCGCCAGCCGCTCCACTGTCTGTGTCTCGCGACTGGGCTCGCCCTCGGCGTGCTTTTCGTCGCCGGGGCCGGGTGCGGAAAGACCGACGGGGCGCCGCCGGCGGCCGCCGACACACTTGCGCCGTCGGAGCCCATCTTCGACGTGCGCTCCGTGACGCTCGATGCCCGCAACCGCCCCGACTCCAGCCTGCTCGTGCGGCTCCGCGACCTCGGCGTGACGCACCTCACCCTGGTCGCGTTCGGGTGGCAGAAGGCGCCCGACGTGCCGACCGTCCGGGCCGACACGGGCGACGGCTGGTACAGCGAGTCGCACCGGGGCGTCCGCGCCCTCGCCCGCCAGGCCGACGCGTTGGGGATGGGCGTCATCCTGAAGCCGCACCTGTGGGTGGGCGGGTACGACGAGGCCCAGGACCGGAGCGACATCGGCTTCGACACCGAGGCCGACTGGGCGGCGTGGGAGGCCGACTACCGCCGCTTCCTCATGCTCTACGCGCGCCTCGCCGCGGAGGTGGACGCCGACGCGCTCGTGCTGGGGACCGAGTTGACCCGGTCGGCCACCGAGCGGCCGGATTTCTGGCGCGGCCTCGCCGAGGCGGCCCGCACCGTCTACGACGGCAACCTCACCTACGCGGCCAACTGGCACAAGGCGTATGACAGCATCCAGTTCTGGGACGCGCTCGACTACGTCGGCGTGCAGGCCTACTTTCCCCTTACGGACGCCACGGACCCGTCGCTCGCGGCCCTCCGGACGGGCTGGGGCCCGCACCGGGCGGCCCTGGCAGAGATCCACGAGCGCACCGGGCGCCCCGTGCTCCTGACAGAGGTCGGCTACCGGAGTGCCGAAGGGGCGGCGGCGCGGCCCTGGGAATGGCCGGAGCGCGACGACGGCGCGACGCCCGACGCGGCCCTCCAGGCCCGCTGCTACCGGGCCTTCCTGTCCACCGTGGGCCGGGCGCCCTGGCTGAAGGGCGGCATCATCTGGAAGTGGCACCCGCCGGCCGAGGTGGAGGGGCCGACCGCCTTCACCCCGCAGGGCAAGCCCGCCGAACGCGTCCTGCGCCGTTGGTTCACGGGCGCGGCGCCCTCACAGTCGTAG